CATCTGCAGCAATTAGTTTATAATAAACAAATTCTCGTAAGATTAAAATGAGGTGGTCGAAATATAGCTTTATCTATTTGAATATCTATTTTTTTAGCAAAAggtgttttaaataaaaaagagtTATTGGAAAGTGTaaatttttcatatttagagACACAGTTTCCAAGTGTAACCCTTGACAAGCGAAACCTAGTTTCCCATACTATCCATTGAACAACTTATCCTGGACTGAAAAGTTACTTGATACAGTAATTCTCTATTATGCTGATAGCTTAGTACTGGATCATGGTTTATGGCTCTGTATAAAGGTTTCCATGCTCTGTCAATCAGTCTTCACTCTTCACCTAGAGTATACTTAGGTTGAACTTAGCCAATGTCACTTGTAACTGTTTGCTAGGAGCTGAATGGTTTGTGTTTGTAGAGACATATGACATACTACTGATCAAATAAGCTGCAATTTCTGTGTTCAATTGTCTGATCACATGCTTGGTTTatctcattaatttttttttatattagttcaGCCTATAAGGTGTTGCTACTTTTGTATTGGAATTTGATTTGTTGTCTTGGTGTCTGTTGACAAGTTACACTATCGTGTTTTAGTGGACTGAATTTCTGTAATCATCGTGGTGAAGTTTTCTTTACTGAATTGGTTGCTCTGGGATCTTTTGCTCACATTGCATTGCATTAGTTGACATGTTATATCTTCAAAAGCTCCCCCCATCTTTTATTCCTTTGCCATCTGCATTATTTGGTCAATGCTTTAAGATACTTCAAAAGAAGAAGTTATTCTTTATTCCTATGACTACTACAATTTTGAATAGTATTTTTATCAATGAAATCCGTGAAAGCTATTACCCCACTTGCCCTGTGACCTGTTGCTTGTATTTTCCTGAAAACTGCTTGCCAGTCAATGACTTCTTCCTGTTTGACTGACTTTGGTGTCGTTGTCATTATTGTTATAGTTGTTTCAGGTATTATTGACTTGTTTGCTGGTCCTGTGGAGTCCCTTACTGAATAGAAGATATTATTGTGTCCATGCTGGCGGAGAGCATGCGTGGAATCTGTGCTTTGGGTAATGCCCCAGTCGAGATTTGTTGCTGATGCACTTGGTGTGGTGACAATTGGCCTTGTTGCTGTGTTGGTCGTTCTGGGGTTGTTCTGTATCGTGTACTCATTTTACTTCCGCAGTCAGATCCTTGGGCAACGTTTCAGTCAGCTTAGTTATTTTAGTGGTCCTTGGATTATCAGAAATACATACATCTTCTTTGCAGTTTGGTGGGGTGTTGGTGAAATTATCCGGTTGAATTTGTTGAGGCACCATGGAAGATTCTTGGATGCCCTCACTTTGGAATGGCAGGAAAATGTCTGCAAATGCTACATCATTTCGAACCTGGGATTTGCAGAACCATGCCTGTTTCTTAcactcacttttcttcttcGCGCATCTCTACAAAGGTCTGGACCTTTAGGTCACAAGTGGAATGCCAAAACGACCGGTTTTGTTCTTGTTTATTGCATCCCGTTGTTCATTCTTCAGCTAGTAGTTATCTTAATTGGACCAAAGTATAAGAAGGACCATAATCCGAAATTGCCTTCTTATTTTGTCAGAGCAGCTTCTTCTGAGGCAAATCACGATTCAGCCTTCTGCACGTACCCTCTACTGAGTACCATCTTTCTTGGCCTTTTTGCTACCATCATAACTATCTACTTGTTATGGCTTGGTAGGAGAATTCTTCATTTGGTGATTAATAAGGGTTTGCAGAAGAGAGTGTACATGTTGATCTTTTCTATCTCCGGTTTCTTCCCATTAAGAGTTGTTCTGCTTGGTTTGTCGGTCCTAGCTGATCCAGAAAAACCTGTGTTCGACGCCATATCATTCTTGTCCTTTCTTTCCCTTTTATGCTGTGCAGGGGTGGGTATTTGCATACTCGTATACCTTCCTATAGCAGATTCTTTATCATTGAGGAATCTGCCAATAGATACAGAAGCTAGGAGGGGGGCTGCTGGTAATGAGTGGAATGATACAAATTGGTTAATTGCTAATCAGAGCCCAGTTGAAGGAGATCTTGTTAGTAGAAACTCATCTGCCTCCTCGGGAAAAGGTGGATCAATTTCTTTCCATGCAAATGAAACCTCAGGAGCAGCTTTTGTGGAACTAAGCCTCTTCAGTCCTAGCCAGCATTCAAGTCCACCTGGGTCTCCTAGAGTTGTCGGCTGGTCTATGGTTGCTCCCGCGCAAGGTTAAATTAGCTGCTGAGAGGCCAGGCCTGATGCCGAACATTTTTGCGCTCAACTCAGTACTGTCTGTAAAGGATGTAGCTCTTTAATAATGATTGCTAATTTTGCTTCTGGTTTTGAGATAGTTGTTTGCTTTTTTATgttctttttttagttttttatccACCTTCTTTTTCTTGGTGGCACTGTTAATCTGTATCTCCTAAGTTTGGTTTGTTGACGATTTTACATCTTCACTAATGATTGATATGCTTCTCAAGTTTCTGTTTCTGTATTGATGATCAAATTCGTTATCTGCCCAAGTTTGTTTGATCTTGTATAGAATGTTTGTCAGAGTATGTGACAATCTTTAAAGGGGTAATGAAAGTTGATTCATCTAAGTTATCATAGCAAACAGTGATGATTATATGTGGCAAATAAATTACACACCAAATTCTTAGGGCATCAATGGCGCCAGTCTCGGCGGAAttcgaccggcgtgccggaattccgcggcggacgtccgccattatggAATTCTGtcgaggacaccgcagttccgcggcgttacgCGGAATTTCGTCGCGACGGGCTTGCGGacatccgccattgcgttgactcccacagacttccgcgcggaattcccgtttattgcattaattttttttttaatttctatatatacggctcgttgaactgcattttattcgcaccacttgttttaacaagtttctatatatatatatatatatatatatatatatatatatatacggaTCGTGgaatttttttccctatttgtgttgaaattttaattccgtaaattgtttaattccggaaattgtttaatttgtgaatttgtggtttttttaattgtgggaagtccttggggatgtaCGCTACTGTGCAGTGGTAAgttcttatgacgtggcagtgcggtgaaaagtccgtatgacgtggagTGGTAAgttcttatgacgtggcagtgcggtggaaagtccgtatgacgtggcatgcggtgtttttgggaattccgcggaGAATTTtgcgccactgctgatgctcttaagATTGAAGAGAAATTGGAActtaaattttgtaattattaaaaattgtgaaattaaaatCCATTAGATCGTAAACTTCCTTCTACATTTAGCTGGTCGCTTCTCCATGAATCCCTCCACACTTGTCTCTCCCCAttg
This sequence is a window from Salvia splendens isolate huo1 chromosome 5, SspV2, whole genome shotgun sequence. Protein-coding genes within it:
- the LOC121805964 gene encoding uncharacterized protein LOC121805964; translation: MPQSRFVADALGVVTIGLVAVLVVLGLFCIVYSFYFRSQILGQRFSQLSYFSGPWIIRNTYIFFAVWWGVGEIIRLNLLRHHGRFLDALTLEWQENVCKCYIISNLGFAEPCLFLTLTFLLRASLQRSGPLGHKWNAKTTGFVLVYCIPLFILQLVVILIGPKYKKDHNPKLPSYFVRAASSEANHDSAFCTYPLLSTIFLGLFATIITIYLLWLGRRILHLVINKGLQKRVYMLIFSISGFFPLRVVLLGLSVLADPEKPVFDAISFLSFLSLLCCAGVGICILVYLPIADSLSLRNLPIDTEARRGAAGNEWNDTNWLIANQSPVEGDLVSRNSSASSGKGGSISFHANETSGAAFVELSLFSPSQHSSPPGSPRVVGWSMVAPAQG